A region of the Pirellulales bacterium genome:
CGATGAAAATTTTCATGGCCTTGAATTCAAAATGGGTGCAAGATTGAACGATCGGTTCGCCACAATATAGCTGCCGGCGAGAGAAACTGACAACAGGACATTTGAGATCGACAGAGCGACGCTGCATCCATCATTTTCACAATCTTGACCGCTCGCCTGGCAAGCGCTATTCTGCTAGCTACTTGGCGCCATGGCTCGACCCTGAACCACGAAAATAGAACACCTCCGCTATGCCCCGCATTATCGTTCTCGATTCCCTTAGCGCCGACGGTCTCAAGTTGCTTGATGAGGCCAAATCCAAAGGGATTGAATATGAAGTTCGCACCGGGCTGAAGGGAGACGCACTCGGCGAGGCGCTCACCCAGTTCGAAGGGGCAATCTGCCGTAGCGGCGTGAAGATAACTGCCGTGGCATTAGCGGGAAACCACCGGCTCAAGGCCATCGTCCGCGCCGGCGTCGGGACGGATAATATCGACAAAGAGGCGGCGACGCGATTGGGCATCGTCGTCATGAATACCCCTGCCGGAAACACCATCAGCACGGCGGAACATACCTGGGCGATTATGTTGGCGCTGTCGCGGAATGTTGCACCCGCCTACCACAGTTTGCTCGACCACAAGTGGGATCGAAGCAAATACATGGGAACGCAACTGGCCGGCAAGACGCTGGGGATCGTCGGCCTGGGGCGAATCGGACAAGCGGTGGCGAAGCGGGCGCAGGCGTTCGAGATGCGGATCGTGGGGTTCGACCCGTTTCTCACCAAAGATCGTGCCGCCGAAATGGGCATCGAGTTGATCGATTGCATTCACGGTCTGCTGCCGATGGTGGACTACCTGACCGTTCACACGCCCTTGACGGAAGAAACTCGCGGCATCGTGAATCGTCATACGCTTGATCTGCTCAAGCCCGGCGTGCGGCTGGTGAATTGCGCTCGTGGCGGTATCTACGAAGAGTTGGCGCTGGTCGAGGGCCTTAAGAGCGGCAAGATTGGCGGCGTTGCGCTCGACGTGTTCGAACGCGAGCCTTGCACGGATAGCCCGTTGTATGGCATGCCGGGAGTTCTGTGCACACCGCACCTGGGAGCAAGCACGGAGGAAGCTCAAACGCAAGTGGCGGTCGAAGGGGTGGGGCTGCTGGTCGATTTTTTGACGACCGGAGCGATTCGTCATGCCGTGAACATGAGCCCGCTCGATCCCAAGACGCTCGAATCGCTCCGCGGATATCTCGACGCTGCTCATCGCATGGGATTGCTGCTTGCCCAATTGGTTCGCGGCGCGCCGAAGCGGTGCGAGATTCATTACCGCGGCGAAGTCGCTGGAAAAAATACCAAGCTGCTGAGCGCCGCTTTCGCCTGCGGCCTGCTGGAATCGGCGCTGGTGGAAGATGTGAATATCGTTAATGCCGAAGTGCTACTGCGCGAACGCGGCATCGAACTGGTCGAACAGTCGCGTCAGGACATGGGGGCGTTTAGCTCGGTTATCAGTGCCCAAATCGTCTCCGACGGCGAAACTCGCCGCGCCTCGGCGACGCTGTTTGGACATAACATGCCGCGACTGGTCCAGCTCGACGATCACAGGTTGGAAGCTTATCTCGACGGCATATTGCTCGTGTTTACGCACACCGATGTGCCGGGGATCATCGGCCGCGTCGGGACGATCTTGGGCGAACACAAAGTCAATATCGCCCAGATGGCCGTCGGACGCGGCGGCGCAGGGCCGGGCGGAACGGCGATTGGCGTGCTGAACCTCGACAGCGAACCGCCGGCCGCGGCGCTCGATGCGGTGCGATCAAGCTCAGACATCAAGAGCGCAATGGTCATCAAGCTGCCGACGGCGGGAAAGTTGCCGTCGTGGTTGCAAGGCTAAAGAAGAGTGGAAAATTAACTTCGGTGTTTGAATCGCATATTTTGGTGCGAGCAGAACAAAATTGCAGGATTCGCCGAAGCTGTTTTTCCCTCATTCATTCCTTAGTCGGCCAGCACCGCGCCATGGTTTGGGTTGATGGCATGTCGTATGCCGAGAACGTTCTGCGTAACGATCCGATCATGCCGGGGCGAGCGGATTTGATCTGCGTGATGTCGATTGAGCCCGTCCCCGGACGATAGATCGGCCAGGCCCAGCACCACCCGTGTGAATCCGCCCTTGCGATGCTGACCTTCCAGGCGCTTCGGCTTCCCCATGACCCTTTTCGAGGCCTGCTCGACGTTCACGTTTCGCTGACGGCCCATTGGCTCGCTGAGACGCAAAAGCGTCTCAAATCCACCAACTTTTCATGGTGCATTGAGAAACACGGAATAGACTTCGAAGGTTCGTCGGGCGCCACCGATGGCTTGTCGAGCAATGCTGGCACGCGGGTCGATGAGCCACATGCGATTTTGTGGCTTATTCCTCAGCCAGCCCCGTCTTCGGATTGATCTTCAGTTCGAGCCGTTCGGCGTCTTCCGTGTAGAATACATAGCCGTACATCATTTCTTCAAACGTTTGCTGGCCGAAGCGGACTGTCTTGCTCGGGTCGGGGTTATATGGGTTGAACGACGTATTGTCGAAGTGGGCAACGACGTCGATCTTCGTCCCCGCGGGCAATCTCATTTGACCCTTCGGTGCATAGTACGGCAACTGCCAATCGAAACTGTAGTTTGGAATCATCAGCAGTGTTTGCGCATGGCCATCTGGCAGTCTCGCAGTCCAAGTGATGTCTCGCCCGCGATTGTGCATGTGGGCGAAAAAGCCATAGATTGTCGAGTCTTTGCTCAGCGAGCGGCTGGCTTTGACGACATGCGCAGGGGCGAACGGCTCGATTGCAAACCGCTTGTTGTGAATGTCGAGGTGGCGCAATTCTTGCTGGATGTTTTCGCGCGGATACTTGAAGCCAACGCGCAGGCGCACGGTTTCGGGCTGGCCGGTGGTCGTCAGATGAATCTGCAGGCCAACAAGCGATCCGGCGGGAATTTTGGCCGCGACGCCGCCATCCAGTACCATCGGCCCGCCGCCGGGAACATAGCCGGTGATCAGCTTCGCATTGCGAATGTTGCCGCTGATCGAAACGAAGCCCAAGTTGGCGTGATGCACAACTCGCGGATTATCGGGCAGGATTTCCGCCCCTTGAATCCACGCGTCGCGAAAGAACATCTGCGGAACGGCGGAATACTTGTAATCGACGTAGCCGTCGGCGGGCACTTCGAAAGTGCCGGGGACATCGTAGATGACGTCGGGTTGGCCCAGTTGCCAAGTGCGTTTGGCCCAGCGGTCGTCGTCCTGTTTGCCGTCCTTGGCCGGTGCATCTTCGTGGTTCGTTTCGCGCGGTGCAGCCGCCGACTTTTCCAAGTCTCCCTTCTTCATCCCCGATCGAACCCAATCGACCAACATGTCGCGGTCGGCCTGGGGCATCGAGCGGTCGTTTTCGAATTTGCCGAATACAGGGCTGGCGTACCACGGAGGCATGCGGCCTTCGCTGACCGTTTCGACGATCATTTCGGCGTTGCTGGAGACATCATGATAAGTGAGCAGCGAAAACGGCGCGGCAGTGCCGGGCTGATGGCACCGGACACAGTGCCGCTCGACCAAGCCTGCAACGTGGTCGGCGTAGGTGAACTTGTCCGACGGCTTCGCGGCGACTGGTGATGTGATACGGCAACCATCGACGAGCGTTTCGGTCACCACGATTTGGTGCCCGGCGACCAGTGCCTCGATTGCATCTTGTAGTTCGCGCTTCGTCACCGCCGGCGCGGTACCGCTGAGGCGGAATTGATCGTCGATCCGCCCGCGGTATCGCAGCTTGAAATTGGCGTCGATCAGCACGCATTCCGGCGTGCGTTCGACACCGCAGGCCCTCACGCAGCTTCCGTCGATATCTTTTACGAATGGAAATTCGGCCTCGGCCTGCACCATCTGCGTGGCAATGTCGAGAATCGAGTCGTCGTTGCCGACATTCACGGCGATAAATTGCACTCCATTGCCGCGATATTGCTGTTCCAACCC
Encoded here:
- a CDS encoding phosphoglycerate dehydrogenase, giving the protein MPRIIVLDSLSADGLKLLDEAKSKGIEYEVRTGLKGDALGEALTQFEGAICRSGVKITAVALAGNHRLKAIVRAGVGTDNIDKEAATRLGIVVMNTPAGNTISTAEHTWAIMLALSRNVAPAYHSLLDHKWDRSKYMGTQLAGKTLGIVGLGRIGQAVAKRAQAFEMRIVGFDPFLTKDRAAEMGIELIDCIHGLLPMVDYLTVHTPLTEETRGIVNRHTLDLLKPGVRLVNCARGGIYEELALVEGLKSGKIGGVALDVFEREPCTDSPLYGMPGVLCTPHLGASTEEAQTQVAVEGVGLLVDFLTTGAIRHAVNMSPLDPKTLESLRGYLDAAHRMGLLLAQLVRGAPKRCEIHYRGEVAGKNTKLLSAAFACGLLESALVEDVNIVNAEVLLRERGIELVEQSRQDMGAFSSVISAQIVSDGETRRASATLFGHNMPRLVQLDDHRLEAYLDGILLVFTHTDVPGIIGRVGTILGEHKVNIAQMAVGRGGAGPGGTAIGVLNLDSEPPAAALDAVRSSSDIKSAMVIKLPTAGKLPSWLQG
- a CDS encoding redoxin family protein produces the protein MPLFRLCWVAAAVFGFAVISYTAAMTFADEVANSTPRAAAQAKPAIGDKVAAMTFKDMRFLPRSLGDFIHPKDLVNKQAFVLIFTNATCPLVRKYLPRLKGLEQQYRGNGVQFIAVNVGNDDSILDIATQMVQAEAEFPFVKDIDGSCVRACGVERTPECVLIDANFKLRYRGRIDDQFRLSGTAPAVTKRELQDAIEALVAGHQIVVTETLVDGCRITSPVAAKPSDKFTYADHVAGLVERHCVRCHQPGTAAPFSLLTYHDVSSNAEMIVETVSEGRMPPWYASPVFGKFENDRSMPQADRDMLVDWVRSGMKKGDLEKSAAAPRETNHEDAPAKDGKQDDDRWAKRTWQLGQPDVIYDVPGTFEVPADGYVDYKYSAVPQMFFRDAWIQGAEILPDNPRVVHHANLGFVSISGNIRNAKLITGYVPGGGPMVLDGGVAAKIPAGSLVGLQIHLTTTGQPETVRLRVGFKYPRENIQQELRHLDIHNKRFAIEPFAPAHVVKASRSLSKDSTIYGFFAHMHNRGRDITWTARLPDGHAQTLLMIPNYSFDWQLPYYAPKGQMRLPAGTKIDVVAHFDNTSFNPYNPDPSKTVRFGQQTFEEMMYGYVFYTEDAERLELKINPKTGLAEE